The sequence CGCCGTTGCGGCGAAGCGAGTTCCTGCTTGATAGCCTGTTTATGAACAGCCGGCCCTTCTCAATGGAGCGGCCGTTGGTAGAAGTAAACCCCTTTCCCGATAGGAGGGGGTTTACTGAATGTTTACCCGGGCCAGACACCAATGAAAACCGGAATCATTGACTTTCACACCCATGCCTTTCCCGACCAGGTGGCAGCCCAGGCGATCCCCTTTCTGGAAAAGGAAGGAGAGATCACCGCCTTTCACGACGGCCGGATAACCTCGCTCATCGCCTCCATGGACCGGGCCGGGGTGGAAAAGAGCGTGCTCTGTTCCATTGCCACCAGACCGGCCCAGTTTGATTCGATCCTGGCCTGGTCGCACCGGATCCGCTCCGAACGGATCATCCCCTTGCCGTCCTTCCACCCGGCAGACCCCGATTGCCTGGCGCAGATCCACCGGATCAAGGACCAGGGTTTCCCAGGGGTCAAGCTGCACCCCTATTATCAGGATTTTTATCTTGACGAGGAACGGATGCTGCCCATCTATGACAAACTCTGCCGGGAAAACCTGCTGGTGGTGATGCACACCGGCTATGACATCGCCTTTCCCCGGACCAGGCGGGCGACCCCGGCCCAGATCATCAAGGTCGTGGCCCGGTTTCCTGACCTCAAACTGGTGACCACCCATCTGGGCGGCTGGGATATCTGGGACGAGGTGGCTGAACTCATGATCGGCAAACCAGTGTACATGGATATCTCCTACACCCTGGACTTTCTCGACCGGGAAAAGGCAAAAAAAATGATCCTCGACCACCCCGGGGAGTATGTCCTGTTTGGGACCGACTCCCCCTGGGCCGACCAACGCGCAGCGGTACGGCAACTTAAAGAGCTGGAACTGGGCGCGGAACTGGAGGAGCTGATCCTGCGGGGCAATGCCGAGCGACTGCTGCGGGATTCCTGAAAAAGGGCTAATCCCTTTTCCCGGCCGGCCTGGGCAGGAGCGAGGCAAGAACCACCGCTGCCAGGGCAAAAATGGCTGCCATCAGAAAACTGGTGGAAAAACCGCCGCTCTGCTCGGCCAGGACCCCGGCGATTCCCGGGCCGGCAATCTGGCCCAGGGCAAAGATAAAGGTGATAAAGCCGAACACACCGGTGGCCCGGCGAGGCCCGGCCAGGTCACCCACCAGGGCCGACATGATCGAGGGGATGCTCCAGGCGACAATGCCGAAACAGCCGATGGAGAGATAGAGGAAGAGTTCCGGCAGCCTGAAGGCCACCAGCAGATAGGCCGCGGTCTGGATGGCGAACACCGTGATCAGGCTCGCCTTTCTCCCGACCCGGTCGGACAGGCTGCCGAAGATCGGTCCGGAAAAAAGACTCAAAAAACCGACCCAGGCCCAGAAATTTCCTGCCGTTGCCTCGGAAAACCCCCTTTCCTGGATAAGGGTGGTGACAATAAAGGTGGCGTAAATCACATAGGTGTAGCCAAAGAGAAAGTAGATCGCGCCCAGGTGCAGCACATCCCGCCGCCGGATGACAGGCTCCCTTGCCGGCAGCTTGAGCAACCCGTCGTCTGAGCCAACCGGTAGTCGCCGGCCCCAGGGCTCCAGCCCCTTTTCCTTGGGATCGTTGCGGAGCACCAGCAGGCAGATAACAGCAACCACCAGGACCATGCCCCCCAGGACCTGCCAGCTCAGACGCCAGCCGTGTATCCCGCCGAACCGATTCAGGAAAGGGACCAGTTTGCCGGCAAGCAGGATGGCAAAACCGCTGCCGATAACCACATAGCCGGTGGCCTTGCCCCGCTTGCTGCTGCAGAACCAGGATCCGGTCAGGGTCATCATCGGCACGTTGGCAGCGCCGCTGCCCATGCCGGTCACCGTATAGAGCAGCAGGATGGCCATGAACCCGTCGGCCCTGCCGATCAGCAACATGCAGCTGCCGGTAACCAGCAGGCCCAGGAATATAAGCCGCCGGGAGCCCAGCCTTTTGTTGAAAAAACCGCAGAACAGGACCGCGACCAGGTAGCCGACGAAATTGCCGGTGCTGATCAGGCCCATCTGCGAGTAGGTAAGGGCCAGGGACTCCCCCATGGCCGGCAGGAGCATCCCGATGGCGAACCGGCCCAGGCCCAGGCTGGCAAAGATACACAGGGTGCCGGCGGCAACGATGTACCAGCCGTAGTGGATCGGCCGCTTATTCATGAGCGGTCTGCGCCGGGCAGGTTATTTTTTCCCCCTGGCCGCGGCCATGGTCTTTTTAAAGGCATCGGCCGAGCGTTCAATCACTGTATCCTCAACACAGAAGGCGAGCCGGAAGTAGCCGGGCATGCCGAACCCCCGGCCCGGCACGGCCAGGATCTTCTGCTCCTGCAGCAGGGCCACGAACTCGACATCATCTTCCATGGGCGCCTTGGGGAACAGATAAAAGGCGCCCTTGGGCGGGATGAACTCATAGCCCGCCCCGGTGAGGATCTTACAGAAAAGCTCCCGCCGCCGGGTATAGATACCGGTGTCCACGGTGACCCCCTGCAGCTCGCCCACCACCCGCTGCATCAGGGCCGGGGCATTGACAAAACCCAGGATCCGGTTGGCCAGGTTCATCGCCCCCAGC is a genomic window of Desulfobacterales bacterium containing:
- a CDS encoding MFS transporter, giving the protein MNKRPIHYGWYIVAAGTLCIFASLGLGRFAIGMLLPAMGESLALTYSQMGLISTGNFVGYLVAVLFCGFFNKRLGSRRLIFLGLLVTGSCMLLIGRADGFMAILLLYTVTGMGSGAANVPMMTLTGSWFCSSKRGKATGYVVIGSGFAILLAGKLVPFLNRFGGIHGWRLSWQVLGGMVLVVAVICLLVLRNDPKEKGLEPWGRRLPVGSDDGLLKLPAREPVIRRRDVLHLGAIYFLFGYTYVIYATFIVTTLIQERGFSEATAGNFWAWVGFLSLFSGPIFGSLSDRVGRKASLITVFAIQTAAYLLVAFRLPELFLYLSIGCFGIVAWSIPSIMSALVGDLAGPRRATGVFGFITFIFALGQIAGPGIAGVLAEQSGGFSTSFLMAAIFALAAVVLASLLPRPAGKRD
- a CDS encoding amidohydrolase family protein, with product MKTGIIDFHTHAFPDQVAAQAIPFLEKEGEITAFHDGRITSLIASMDRAGVEKSVLCSIATRPAQFDSILAWSHRIRSERIIPLPSFHPADPDCLAQIHRIKDQGFPGVKLHPYYQDFYLDEERMLPIYDKLCRENLLVVMHTGYDIAFPRTRRATPAQIIKVVARFPDLKLVTTHLGGWDIWDEVAELMIGKPVYMDISYTLDFLDREKAKKMILDHPGEYVLFGTDSPWADQRAAVRQLKELELGAELEELILRGNAERLLRDS